The Pyrus communis chromosome 5, drPyrComm1.1, whole genome shotgun sequence region TTTTAGAgggcttggttttttttttttttcccaccaaAAGCAGATTTGCTTTAAAGTTAAGCAAAAAAGTgtgcttattttaaaagcagTGACCTTCAGATAGGTTAATTTTAAAAGTTGTTTTCATAAAGAGTAAAGTTGAGCCTGTaatgaatattttcaattcTTGCAATATCccttttagttttttaaaatgacattatttatccTTTTACACACATTTTTTCCAATGGAGAATAAAGTGACCGCTACTACCTTCCACTATAACCACTAATCGTACACAACCACCACAATCGTTATCATTACCGTCGCTACCACAATAatcaccaccactaccaccacacaACCATAACTATTGCCACAATAACCACAACCatgcaccaccaccatcatgaCCACAATCATGACGACTACCACTATAACCACAACCACCGCCACATGCATTACCACCAGTATCATTGCCGCCACTGCCACCATCACCTCAACTACCACCTCTGCCACTGCTACCCTCACCTCTATCACCATTGGTACTTTTGCACCCCAACCACCGTACTCCACTATCACCACCATACCCCCCAACATTGCCTCAGCCATCCCCACCACTGCTTACATTGcctacaccaccaccaccattgttgCTACCATCTACAATTATAACCACCAACCTTACACCATCgccatcatcaccaccaccatctttcAAATGCCACCGCCAACAAGGCAGCGACACCTAGGGTCGTTGACACCATTGCTACCTCTATACCCCAACGTCCACACTCTACTATTGGCACCACCACCATACCTTCACCATTGTTGTTGTCATCACCACCATTGCCCCAGCCAACTATTGTCGCCACAACCATCACTAATGTCCATTTTTGTTATTATAAACAATTTTAGCACTTTTACGTTAAAATTTACTAAACGCTTTTACACTGCTTTTCTTACTCGCatcacttttaaaattaattttatcaaacactcaACGGCTACATTTTATAGCTAATTATTATTAAAGCACATCAaaagcaattaaaaaaaaagcacaagTCTCATGAGTTTCCTCGATCAGTGCTCAAATCCTCCTCAAGATCTTTCGAGCAATGCTCAAATCCCTGCTTTGAGAGGTTAAAATTAAGTAACAAAGATTGTGCATATAATTTATATAAGAAATGATATTCACACACTATTTGCTTCACTcaatactgtttatttttttccttaatgtttaatgaaacaaaaaaaatatttatggaTTAAATAAACATGATCGGAAggtgaaaaaaaatgttgaaaaattaTTTCCAATACCCCTTGGTCCATGCATTTATTGGCTCATCATGAACTTATCAGCAACTACGGATAGGTTGGGCAAAACTAGAGAACTGTATGAATGCCGACACTGATAAAAATTCAATCATAACTTACATACATGTTTTTGCGTATCTTCTCatcattaaaatcaaataaaaaagaaacatatATACATGATGAAAAACCAGTCACAATCATTGATCAGAAAAGACCATGAGGTGGACCAATTCATGGCTTTATCAATAGAGGATTTGGTAGTTTAGGTCATGGAATTCAAGGCTTACCAGCTTGAATCATGGAAGTTCATATCAACCAGCAGCGACATATATTGAAGAAGCCACTTTGCATTTTATATATGGTGGGAGCTTTGCTCTGATTAAATTTATGAACACAGATAAATTATATACTGTGGAATCCTGTCACAGAATCTTACCTAGCTGATGGGGGACTGTTAAAGGGCAGAGAATCAACTAGACGAACAATAGCACAACTAGAGAAGGAGACTAAGATAAAGAGTCAGGCTCTATTCATAAATTCATTCAAatacctcccccccccccccaaacctCTAGAATTCTAGCATTTTAAAAGGCCTAGCCAACTGCTTAATTAAACACTAACACAACTTCCTAGTCCACTAAAACTTCATAAATGATAATAAAGTCTCAACCCAAATACATAATTAAACACAACTTACCAAAATACaaattactaaaatataaattagCCATTTAAATATGAGAGCTCAATGAATTTCTCTTTCATGCACTCCATCACTAGCTCTTAGGAAATCTTATGAATTTGTATTAATGTCTATTGTGCTTATTTTAGTCATATTCGTGTATGTCATAAATTTAAGGTTACGAGTCCACTAATATGAACTGACACACTTAAAATGTATTACAAACTTATCTTCTCTTTTACTTTCTCGCACACCCTTATGTTTATAATATGTGACTAAGGTTAAAAGTCAAGAAAATACAAGCAGAGGATTCTAATCTCAACAAGACATATGCAATTGTGATACACATCATAGCAAAATCCTCTTTTCCATGAACACAATAGTTTTTTCTTGTGTCTCTAATTGTTAGCTTGTCCCCAAATGTTGAATCTGTTGATTGTCCCAGTGTAGGTTTGCTTGcccacgtggtgtaccactagGGCCGGTCTTGAGTTTTTGGGTGCCCAGTGCGAAAGCTCAAAATATGCCCTTTTTTAATATGGAAacatatgtttaaaaaaaagaaatatttagTGAGGGCTGGAACCCAGTCAAAGCTAAGGGGGCTAGGCCCTCACGCCCAAATTATATTACTTGAGAAAATATACAACAAGGGGAACATAGTACCTAAAcaccaacaataaaaaatacaatCATATACAACCATTCCTAGCAAAGCTCCTTGAAATTTCAACCTTTAATAAATTGTCTTCTGGCATTTTTTGAagcaaaatcatcaattatatcatcaTACTCCAAGTCTTCAATCTCATCCTTTTCAATGCATAAGATTGCAAATCCATTTAGCCTATCTTGAGTCATAGTGGTCCGCAAGTAAGATTTTAATAATTTCAGTTTTGAAAAACTTCTTTGTGTAGATGTCATAGTCACAGGTACAGTCAACAGTACGCGATAAGCAATCAAGACATTAGGACACATGTCAGTTTCTTTTACAAAGTTTGCTATTTCCATGGATGTCCAAGGGTTATTAGAAAGAAATGCTTCTTCAGGTAACATCATTTGCAACACCTGTAATTCGGAACATAAGTCAGCTCCATCTACATCCATGGTATTTCCATGTTTCAAATGTGCTTCAAGATtcatacaattttcttttagttgttGATCATCCAATGAAATTAACTTCGATGCATCAAACAAGAAgccaaaaataaattcaaaagcCTTTAACTGTTCGAACCTGTGTTTTAGTTGAGAAAGACCAATATCCACTATAACAAGAAAATAATCTGTTCTAAATGATTCTTTAGCAGACTGTTGTTCCCTCTCATTAccatcaacttcatcatgaTGTCTTTTTCTAGTTCTATGACGTTTAGTTTGAAAAACAGGGTCAATTTCCAAATCAAGTGCAATTTCTTTAACATCACGCATGGTAGAAGCAAAACCAGTTTCTCTgtagttttcaaaaaatgtaACAAATGCTTCCAATGCCTTTATAGCAACATCAAGTCGCATGTCTTCAGattgtaattttttgctcaCCATGTTAATCTTCAACAAAATGTCATACCAAATAACCAAACTTAATACAAAATCAAAACTAGAAAGTTCTCCTGATGCTAAACATTCTGCATCCCTACTCAATTGAGGATTCTCAGTAATTTCCACCAACGTAAACAAAGCATTTCTAACTTGGGCTACTTGGGATTTAATTGCTTTAACACTTTCAATGTGACTTTCCCATCGAGTATTTGACAATGACTTCAAAGTTAAACCATCAATATGTTCAAGCAAAATATTCCAACGCTTTGTAGAGTTGGAAAACACCGTATATATGCATTGACatgctccaaaaaaaaaaatttgctttAAGACATGAACTTGCCATATCACAAACTATTAAATTAAGACAATGAGAACCACATGGCATGTAAAAGGCTCTGAGTTTTATGTCTAGCAATCTTTTCTGGACACCTTGGTGTTTCCCTCTCATGTTAGATCCATTATCATAACATTGTCCCCTCACATTATCAATATCAAGATCAAGAGACTTTAGGACATCTTGCAACTCATTAAAAAGTCATTGTCCTGATGTATCTTCCACACTTAAAAACTCCATGAAATACTTCCTTATATTTATTAACCTACTTGACAAGTCAGCACATCTCAAAATTAAAGTCATTTGTTCCACATAACTTGCATCAGGAGTACAATCAAGaatgacagaaaaaaaatttggcttcttttacttttttaatgattgtggttttgacttttgaagcTAAAGTAGTATCAACTCATTTTGGATTTTATGGCTCAAATAGTGGTGATGAATCTCTTTATTCTCAATGAGTCAAAAATGCTTTGCATTATTGGATCAAACTCCGCAATCATTTCAAGTAAACTTAAGAAATTGCCATTAGAGTCTTTATAAGGTCTTTCATTTGTTCCACGAAATGCTAAATTACGTATGGCAAGACATTTCACAACAGCAATAATTCTAAGCATCACTTGTTTCCAATGATTTGTCTCTTTCTTGATTCGCATTTGAAATTCTTTATCAATTGTCTGATTTGTTGTCAATCTACTTTTCAACTCAACCCAAATTCTCGAATTAGTGAGATGCTCTTTACTTTTTTCATGTTGGTCAAGCTTCACACCAAGATGTCTCCAATCACTAATTCCATCTTTTGCTAACTCACTTTTTGAGGCAATTGTTTTAAACAATTTACAACAAAAGCAAAATACTTTATCCAACTCTTTTGAGTACACGAGCCATTTCCTATCATAAATTTCACCCATTGGTAATTTTCGATCATAATAGTGTGAGGAAAATTTTCTAGAGAGTTTGCCCTTAGGATAAGTGAGATTAGTTTCTCGAATTGGCCCCTTTTCTACAAGTAAGTCTCTCATTTCTGCATTAAGATCATCCCAAACTCTTCGATCATAAATGTTTAAATGGAAAATAGGTTCAGGAGACtcaatattttcctctacaCCAATATGATCATCATCAACATTTAAATCCACATCACCACCATTTTCATGGTCTTGAGACTCATCACCAACATTTTCTTCTAAATCACTACCATTTTCATGATCATGAGACTCCCCAACAACATTTTGTGGCTCTTCACCAACATCATTTTCTCTTAAATTTTCAACTGACTCATTCtttgtaaagaaaaattaattaagagaTCCTCTTAAACTTTCGGCAATTTCGTTATCCTTTGcctgttttttccttttcatattACCAGAGAGTTGTTTCCTAAAAGATATGGCTTTGAtaatttgtttgcaaaaattacCTACATATGATATAACAAAAATTTCTTATCAAAATTATCATTCCAACacattatatattataaaaacacCAACACATAGTCTAACATATTATAAAAATTGAGCCTAAAAATTGGGTTTCAAATGAAATCAAATCATTCAattcatcaacaacaacaattctATACATCAATTATCAATTTATCATATAATTCTATGTCACTTGCAttgcaaaattttatattaaattataaattgaTATATCTGTCTAGCTACGTGCACCAGCTTGCACTTGCAGTTGAGACTTGACTTAAGTTGCCAACTCAAGAGGAAACACCGAAACAATAAAGCTTGTAGCAGCAAATGAACTGAGAGTGAAAGGGGAGAGTCAGGACGGCAGGAAGTGGGCAGGGAAGTGGGGAACAAATTGGGAAGGGGGTAAGGAATTGGGAAAGGGTTGGACATATTAGGGATTAGGGTTAATTGGGGACCGAGTGGTCCCTGTTAtgctttgttgatttttttttattttttattaatgccCAAAATCTGCGGTTGGGCCCTTTTGTTCTCTCTTGGGCTCTTGCCTTCCAGCCTCTATTTGGGctcaaaacgttttttttttttttttacttagttatttgggtttttttttattttggtgccCCCTTCATTTTGGGGCCCTAGACAGCTGCCCCTGTGGCATTGGGCCTGGGCCGGGCCTATGTACCACTTCGTGTACcgattacattgaaaaatctctcatttccATGATCAAGCAACaaaaacctttttctttttggggttTATCACTATCTAATAAACTTGAGTCTTGGACATATTGAAGGAGCAAGAGTCATCCAAAAAGAGAATTTATGGATGTTAGAATTTTGGGTCAATAACAATGGTCAAGATACAGCtgctaaaaatttcaaagtatAAAATACTGTGAAGTATAATGGAATTGTTGGGATAAGATGTTCAATAACACCCAAGGTACTCTTTTTGACCAAAAATCTAACAACTAAAAACTCCAGAATATAAGATATGTGAAGAATATTAGAATTTTCGAATAAGATGTCCAATCATACACCATCTACCCAGGTactgtagaattatcagagagacagGCTGAaggcccacttccaacaacaccgatattgtcccaacttggtaattaccacctgcacaattcgtcaggtgtgaggttttatcacaaaaggcctcagtgttagttagagtggggttaggatatttaaactattaGTTATCTTTTATTACAGCTGATGTGGGATTCAACATGCCCCCTCACGTGGgacccaattagtgggtcacacgCGGGAGATCCACACATTAGTAACCATGTGGAGCCAAGGGGGCCAAGGGACCCACCATCATCGCGCGCGGTCTAGGGGACCCACcactacaagaaaacatggaATAGGCGACGACATTTTCTGTGACGCCCATAAGTTCATCACATTTTGGTATAATAAGTGAGGAATTTTAAAAAAGCGTCATATACATACTAGTGTGGGATACGAAACATTTTTGGAATGTTGTTCGTCACATAGCAATCCTAAATTCCTCACAAATTTTTTGGCGCCAAATTTTGCTGACCAATTGTTTTCACTTGGTGACAAAAAGATTGGGTTCTTCACAGAACCTAAGATTAGGCCACCTAGGTATGTGAGAAAAGTCAATTCATCACCATTTGTTTTACTAAAggcaaagggaaaaaaataaaaataaaaataaaaacaattaaaatcaaAAGCCCTAATTAGAACTCATATATTCTACTCCCACCCCACTTCGTGGCTTAGTCTCTCAACTTTGCGGACGACAGATTGTTGGTGGCCACGACTGCATCGCTCTTTCGTCTTCCTCAAACCTCAACTGCTTGCTCTCATACTCTACTCTCTTTGATTTAAGAAGACCTAGTTTCTCAACTATCCTTTCTCCCAATTTATTCTTAAAAGGTACTCAAATCTCTCTCCATCTCTTGAAATTACTGcacttttctttatttctctcGTAAATTTGTCTTAActgtgaaaatttgaaatttttcttattttttgtattgagtTTTCAAGATACAGAGAAACCCAGTAGTAGAAATGTCACTTGTGTTATTGGGGTAGAAGATTTTTCTACTTTtgttgtttaattaaattttaggaTGATGTTGATATATATTTCTAAATTAGGGTTTACAATGTGGGAGTGAAGACTTAAATGGCatgctttctttttttcttttttctttttttaaaaaaaattgtagttaGATGGGTGCAAATGCTTAATGGTctgctttctttgttttagcATCTTGCTGATCTTGAATTTCCAATTATATGAAATTCATCTTTACTGTATTGTATGCCTatctttgctttctttgttttattgacATTCATCTTTGCTATATTATATGCCTATCttaacaaatttttaaaaatttcttaTGGCAACCTATATATTCTAATATATCAAAGTTTGTGCCCAATGCTAGTATTGAAGCGATTTGACGTCATGGATAGACAATTGATTCATTGTAGGAATCGCCTTAGTTCGGAATATAGAGAAGGTGTCCAATAATTCATTGTCGGTACTTGTCACCATGTGAACCAGAATAATCAGATACTATGTCTTTATAGAGTTTGTCATAACAGATTTTTTCACTCAGTTGAAGATGTTCATCTCCATTTATTGAATTCTAGTATGGATATGAATTATGATATATGGATAAATCATGGTGAGCATATTAATCAAGTGCAAGGAGAGTCTTCAATGTCTACGAACAACAAGCCGATCAATAATTCTAATGTCAACActcatttttgtcatttcaaatgCACTggagattaaaattttacaattgACAAGATACAACTTAAGAAACACAGTTGGAAGTGAACATGCAAAATTGACACGATACTACTTGTTTGTCCCACCAATATATCTTATGCTAACTTTGCTTTTGTTACTTGTTGAGAAAAACATTGTATGTGCCTAGTCCAATTTAATCCATAATCAAATAGAAACTACAAATCATGTTTACATACAGGTTTTGCATGGTGATTTGCTTCTGCATTAGATAAGGATAACATACAAGTAGTCAAGttgtgttgtgttttcttaagcATATTATAGCTGAAATGTTTGGAATGAAAGAAATTGAATTGTTTCTATTTAATTATGAAATGATAacatgaagaaaatgaaggatGAAATGAGGGAAAAGCTGATCCAAGAAGCACCTGGAGGTACACCATCAGATTCCGTACATGTGCCATTAGATGATGAGTTTGGAATCATGGTTGAAAACCTTGGAAGGAAGGGAAAATCAGTTAATGGTGTAGGTGTTTTTCCTCGTACGGATACCTCTAGTTGCATTTCTTCTATGACATCAAGTTTCGAGTTAACTGATATGAGATCTCAGATCAAGCTTTTGTCAGATGgtttcctcaaattgcaacaaGAGAATGAACAATTAAGAGCTTGATTGGATTTACATAATGATGATGAAAATCTATTCACAAAAATCAAGGCATTTTTTGCTGCAAGTCAGGAGAAGACCAACAACTCTACAGAATCTAATGGTTATATTTCAGAGGGTGAAAATACTTATCCTGAGCTAGAAGAACATGATTTGGAATAGGAATGATGTCCATATTGTGTCTTTTGCAATTAGTTTCAAGTATACACATGGTACACCTCTTTTGTTATCACATGGAGCACCTCTTTTGTTAGCACCTAAATGTGCCTTGGACTTCTCATTTGTTAATACCCAAGATGTCTATATATAGATGTTACTACTCTTGATTATTCTGTCTTAGACT contains the following coding sequences:
- the LOC137734344 gene encoding uncharacterized protein is translated as MVSKKLQSEDMRLDVAIKALEAFVTFFENYRETGFASTMRDVKEIALDLEIDPVFQTKRHRTRKRHHDEVDGNEREQQSAKESFRTDYFLVIVDIGLSQLKHRFEQLKAFEFIFGFLFDASKLISLDDQQLKENCMNLEAHLKHGNTMDVDGADLCSELQVLQMMLPEEAFLSNNPWTSMEIANFVKETDMCPNVLIAYRVLLTVPVTMTSTQRSFSKLKLLKSYLRTTMTQDRLNGFAILCIEKDEIEDLEYDDIIDDFASKNARRQFIKG